One Punica granatum isolate Tunisia-2019 chromosome 3, ASM765513v2, whole genome shotgun sequence genomic window carries:
- the LOC116201360 gene encoding sulfate transporter 2.1, which translates to MAMSDQNSLAPTLMGTCTEGESAQPPKFSQTLQTNTAMAASADGTGPPDLERQVPATGTSQWVLDAPEPPGLWREIADSLRDIALPHGKRSQSVKNTHSLGRVGSVLKGAFPVLKWCQEYKAAQFKNDLMAGLTLASLCIPQSIGYATLAKLDPEYGLYTSVVPPLIYAVMGTSKEIAIGPVAVVSMLTSSMLQKIVDPAADPTAYRKLVLTTTFFAGVFQAVFGLFRLGFLVDFLSHAAMVGFMAAAAIVIGLQQLKGLLGISHFTNKTDVISVMEAVWRSVPKSWNPLTFMLGCAFLSFILITRFLGRKSKKLFWLAALAPLISVVLATLIVFLTRADTRGVKIIKHIKRGLNPSSIHELQFCHPIVGDAAKAGLVIAVIALTEAIAVGRSFASLKGYRLDGNKEMVAMGFMNIVGSFSSCYTATGSFSRTAVNFSAGCESPLSNVVMAIAVLVTLELLTRLLYFTPLAILASIILAALPGLIDLNEAYRIWRTDKLDFLACAGAFAGVLFASVEVGLLVAIAISFARIMLVSIRPGIEILGRLPGTDTFRNIEQYPMATRIPGVLIISVKSSVLCFANANFISQRIMGSILAGEEEAGSVGDVRSNQLVILDMSNLVSIDTSAMHSLEELAKNLISCGVELAVANPKWQVLHKLRVSNLTSKIGGRLFLTVKEALDSFLTTKLAPL; encoded by the exons ATGGCAATGAGTGACCAAAACTCTCTGGCCCCGACACTGATGGGAACTTGCACGGAGGGTGAGTCAGCTCAGCCTCCAAAGTTCTCCCAAACACTTCAAACAAACACTGCCATGGCCGCTTCAGCGGACGGGACTGGGCCTCCCGACCTCGAGCGGCAAGTCCCTGCAACTGGGACATCCCAGTGGGTGCTAGATGCCCCGGAGCCACCAGGACTGTGGCGTGAGATAGCGGACTCCCTCCGTGACATTGCCCTGCCTCATGGAAAGCGGTCTCAGTCTGTGAAGAACACGCACAGCCTGGGACGTGTGGGATCGGTCCTCAAGGGGGCGTTCCCAGTTCTCAAGTGGTGCCAGGAGTACAAGGCAGCTCAATTCAAGAATGACCTCATGGCCGGTCTGACTCTTGCCAGCTTATGCATCCCGCAG AGTATCGGATACGCAACGTTGGCCAAGCTCGATCCCGAATACGGACTCT ATACGAGTGTGGTGCCACCACTAATATATGCTGTGATGGGGACGTCCAAGGAAATAGCAATAGGGCCGGTGGCAGTGGTGTCTATGCTCACCTCCTCAATGCTGCAGAAGATAGTGGACCCGGCAGCTGACCCCACCGCATACCGGAAGCTTGTCCTCACCACAACCTTCTTTGCCGGTGTCTTCCAAGCTGTATTTGGCCTCTTCAG GTTGGGATTTCTGGTGGATTTTCTTTCACACGCGGCGATGGTCGGTTTCATGGCAGCAGCGGCCATTGTGATTGGGCTTCAGCAGCTCAAAGGGCTTCTAGGGATCTCCCACTTCACCAACAAGACTGATGTCATCTCTGTCATGGAAGCTGTCTGGAGATCCGTTCCAAAATCC TGGAATCCTCTGACTTTCATGCTAGGATGCGCATTTCTTAGCTTCATCCTCATCACCAGATTTCTA GGCAGGAAGAGCAAGAAGCTATTCTGGTTAGCGGCCCTTGCCCCTCTGATTTCCGTCGTACTAGCCACTCTCATCGTATTCCTGACAAGGGCAGACACACGCGGTGTTAAGATCATCAAACACATCAAACGGGGGCTTAATCCCAGCTCCATTCATGAATTGCAATTCTGCCACCCAATCGTTGGAGATGCCGCTAAGGCGGGCTTAGTCATTGCCGTGATCGCCCTCACA GAGGCAATTGCAGTTGGTCGTTCTTTTGCGTCGCTAAAGGGATACCGCCTCGACGGGAATAAGGAAATGGTTGCGATGGGATTCATGAATATTGTGGGATCCTTCTCTTCTTGCTATACCGCAACAG GTTCCTTCTCGCGCACTGCCGTGAATTTCAGTGCGGGCTGCGAAAGTCCTTTGTCAAATGTCGTGATGGCAATCGCTGTGCTTGTCACACTGGAACTGCTCACGAGGCTGCTTTACTTCACCCCACTCGCAATCCTCGCATCGATCATCCTTGCAGCTCTTCCCGGATTGATTGACCTTAATGAGGCTTACCGTATTTGGAGAACTGATAAGCTAGACTTCCTTGCCTGTGCCGGAGCTTTTGCAGGGGTTTTGTTTGCTTCGGTGGAAGTAGGTCTGCTAGTCGCG ATCGCAATTTCCTTTGCAAGGATCATGCTCGTCTCCATTCGTCCAGGAATAGAAATACTGGGCAGGTTACCCGGAACGGATACATTCCGCAACATCGAACAATACCCAATGGCCACAAGAATTCCTGGGGTGTTGATTATCAGTGTCAAGTCCTCCGTTCTTTGCTTTGCTAATGCGAATTTCATCAGCCAGAG GATTATGGGAAGCATACTTGCAGGAGAAGAGGAGGCCGGCAGCGTGGGTGATGTCCGGTCAAACCAACTTGTGATCCTCGACATGTCCA ATTTGGTGAGCATTGATACATCAGCAATGCATTCGCTCGAGGAACTTGCCAAAAATCTGATATCTTGTGGAGTAGAG CTAGCGGTGGCAAACCCAAAGTGGCAAGTGCTTCACAAGCTAAGGGTGTCAAACTTAACCAGCAAAATTGGAGGGAGGCTGTTCTTGACTGTGAAGGAAGCTCTAGACTCATTCCTCACCACTAAACTTGCTCCTTTATGA
- the LOC116201361 gene encoding agamous-like MADS-box protein AGL104 isoform X1 gives MGRVKLQIKRIENPTNRQVTFSKRRNGLIKKAYELSILCDIDIALIMFSTSQRVSHFSGRKRIEDVLTRYIDMPDHDRGGIIQNKEYLISALKKLKTENEIALQLANPVEPNPNLEELQQEITNLQHQLQMAEDQLRIYEPDPLTFTLQDETDASEKNLLDTLARVTERKKYLLGGQSSTYDPSNLQIYLDTQDGVPSSFENEVDIWLPENEHNSNIPSCVGADTSSIPIRNSNSPHEMYDSLAHGTTGINGLEACGMGGGYPMTTVGLPSWHHNYSATELLSAFMPPTSYQSVKGQPEMASPGIPSMMTHQQAVTSSSSSHVPSTDEVTNYNEGGKLPPLNV, from the exons ATGGGTAGAGTGAAACTCCAGATTAAGAGAATAGAGAACCCTACAAACCGGCAGGTGACGTTCTCGAAACGTAGGAATGGACTCATCAAGAAGGCGTACGAACTCTCCATACTCTGCGATATCGATATCGCTCTCATTATGTTCTCTACATCCCAGCGCGTCAGCCACTTCTCAGGCAGAAAGAG AATCGAAGATGTTCTCACACGTTACATAGACATGCCGGATCACGACAGAGGAGG AATTATTCAAAACAAGGAG TATCTGATCAGTGCCCTCAAGAAATTGAAGACAGAAAATGAGATAGCTCTTCAGCTTGCCAA CCCCGTTGAACCAAATCCAAATCTGGAG gAACTACAACAAGAAATTACTAACTTGCAACATCAGCTCCAAATGGCAGAGGACCAACTAAG AATATATGAGCCAGACCCCCTAACATTTACGTTGCAAGACGAAACTGATGCCAGCGAGAAGAATCTCTTGGATACATTAGCACGCGTTACAGAAAGAAAG AAATACTTGCTTGGCGGCCAGTCGTCAACTTATGACCCATCAAACTTACAG ATTTACCTAGACACACAAGACGGCGTGCCATCGTCATTCGAGAATGAAGTGGATATATGGTTGCCCGAAAACGAGCACAACTCGAACATTCCGTCATGTGTAGGGGCTGATACTTCTTCCATTCCCATAAG GAACAGCAATTCCCCGCATGAAATGTACGATTCATTGGCACATGGAACAACGGGAATTAACGGCTTAGAGGCGTGTGGGATGGGAGGAGGTTACCCGATGACCACTGTGGGCCTTCCATCATGGCATCACAACTATAGTGCAACTGAACTCCTCTCTGCCTTCATGCCTCCAACTTCTTACCAATCAGTTAAG GGGCAGCCTGAAATGGCAAGTCCGGGGATTCCATCGATGATGACACACCAGCAAGCTGTGACTTCATCGAGCTCTTCCCATGTCCCGTCCACTGATGAAGTGACCAACTACAACGAGGGTGGCAAACTTCCTCCTCTTAATGTATGA
- the LOC116201361 gene encoding agamous-like MADS-box protein AGL104 isoform X2, which produces MGRVKLQIKRIENPTNRQVTFSKRRNGLIKKAYELSILCDIDIALIMFSTSQRVSHFSGRKRIEDVLTRYIDMPDHDRGGIIQNKEYLISALKKLKTENEIALQLANPVEPNPNLEELQQEITNLQHQLQMAEDQLRIYEPDPLTFTLQDETDASEKNLLDTLARVTERKKYLLGGQSSTYDPSNLQIYLDTQDGVPSSFENEVDIWLPENEHNSNIPSCVGADTSSIPIRNSNSPHEMYDSLAHGTTGINGLEACGMGGGYPMTTVGLPSWHHNYSATELLSAFMPPTSYQSVKPEMASPGIPSMMTHQQAVTSSSSSHVPSTDEVTNYNEGGKLPPLNV; this is translated from the exons ATGGGTAGAGTGAAACTCCAGATTAAGAGAATAGAGAACCCTACAAACCGGCAGGTGACGTTCTCGAAACGTAGGAATGGACTCATCAAGAAGGCGTACGAACTCTCCATACTCTGCGATATCGATATCGCTCTCATTATGTTCTCTACATCCCAGCGCGTCAGCCACTTCTCAGGCAGAAAGAG AATCGAAGATGTTCTCACACGTTACATAGACATGCCGGATCACGACAGAGGAGG AATTATTCAAAACAAGGAG TATCTGATCAGTGCCCTCAAGAAATTGAAGACAGAAAATGAGATAGCTCTTCAGCTTGCCAA CCCCGTTGAACCAAATCCAAATCTGGAG gAACTACAACAAGAAATTACTAACTTGCAACATCAGCTCCAAATGGCAGAGGACCAACTAAG AATATATGAGCCAGACCCCCTAACATTTACGTTGCAAGACGAAACTGATGCCAGCGAGAAGAATCTCTTGGATACATTAGCACGCGTTACAGAAAGAAAG AAATACTTGCTTGGCGGCCAGTCGTCAACTTATGACCCATCAAACTTACAG ATTTACCTAGACACACAAGACGGCGTGCCATCGTCATTCGAGAATGAAGTGGATATATGGTTGCCCGAAAACGAGCACAACTCGAACATTCCGTCATGTGTAGGGGCTGATACTTCTTCCATTCCCATAAG GAACAGCAATTCCCCGCATGAAATGTACGATTCATTGGCACATGGAACAACGGGAATTAACGGCTTAGAGGCGTGTGGGATGGGAGGAGGTTACCCGATGACCACTGTGGGCCTTCCATCATGGCATCACAACTATAGTGCAACTGAACTCCTCTCTGCCTTCATGCCTCCAACTTCTTACCAATCAGTTAAG CCTGAAATGGCAAGTCCGGGGATTCCATCGATGATGACACACCAGCAAGCTGTGACTTCATCGAGCTCTTCCCATGTCCCGTCCACTGATGAAGTGACCAACTACAACGAGGGTGGCAAACTTCCTCCTCTTAATGTATGA
- the LOC116199753 gene encoding RING-H2 finger protein ATL57-like, translating into MAALAQLVSHIYATTLIFLTLLVLELAVLLRCLPGTLSPLCGGRKLRRPTTAAQFLDLVEARNPTIQYSRAASKKRECTECAVCLSEFEEGEELRRLLCGHTFHKGCLDTWLQQRLATCPLCRSKVLPDDVAAGFHHQQMQSSSLRPEYDGSDEELVFLLSAIHGNSLHRFL; encoded by the exons ATGGCGGCTCTCGCGCAGCTGGTGTCTCACATCTACGCTACGACCCTGATCTTCCTCACCCTCCTCGTCCTCGAGCTCGCCGTCCTCCTCCGGTGTCTCCCCGGAACCCTCTCCCCTCTCTGCGGCGGCCGCAAGCTCCGCCGCCCCACCACCGCGGCCCAGTTCCTCGACCTCGTCGAAGCCAGAAACCCCACCATCCAGTACTCCCGAGCGGCCTCGAAGAAG AGGGAATGCACGGAGTGCGCGGTGTGCCTGTCGGAGTTCGAGGAGGGAGAGGAGCTGAGGCGGCTGCTCTGCGGCCACACATTCCACAAGGGATGCCTGGACACGTGGCTCCAGCAGCGCCTCGCCACGTGCCCGCTCTGCCGGAGCAAGGTCCTGCCCGACGACGTCGCGGCGGGGTTCCACCACCAGCAGATGCAGAGCAGCAGCCTCCGCCCCGAGTACGACGGCAGCGACGAGGAGCTGGTCTTCCTCTTGTCCGCAATCCACGGTAACAGCTTGCACAGattcttataa